AAAATCAAATCTGTGTTACAATGACTATAGAAGAATTAATgtcaaaagaatttaaatgaagGGTAGCAATGAAGTAGATTGAAGAGAGTTCATAACAGAAAAGATCTTTAACTGAGACGCCACACCAGAAGTAAGCAAAGGGCACAAAAATACAATGAATGCAGTAAACATTTTGAACACCACACCAGATCACATACTCAAGATTTTAGTAATATAATGGATGCACTAACTTCACCTATAGTTCAGTGTAGAGAGTCATGGTGCCTCTTGGGAGCAGTGGATCAGCATTAATGAGAAACCGACAGTTGTTTTGGGTCTTCGTGGACATCAGTCATGGTCCGTTTggttttaacaataaaaatgcaaGCTTTGCCACCTACCCAGTTCATCTAAAgagtacaatttataaaaattttaCCCTAAATAGGTTTCCTTCTGTTCACCCATGTAATTAAAGTGGGACTCATTTTATGTTAAAAAGTGTTGTCAATATCTTCATATTGTAAACACTTGAAAGTTCACGCTCGTGGGGATCAAAGAATTAACTTCTTTAAAACATCAGCTCTGGTGGTTCTGGGACTATGATAAATTGTTTATTTGCTCATCTCTGGTATTAAGCATGGGTATGTCCTTACAATACAGAGACAAAACTACACACACTACTTGAGAGGAGGACTCACAAATATGGGATGTGGCTCAAGGATAACTCCACAGATCAGGCCTGATGGCCTGCCATCATAATTAGCCATTTTACTTAGTTCTATACATTGAATAGATGGAGGCAGTGACCAGTCCACTACAACAACTAGCTTAATTGTTTAAAATTTGCAAAAGTGATACTCACTGTCCCCCATTGACTAGCAAAACCCACCATCCCTTGACATCTAACACTACAGAATTGGACCAGATAGACTCATGTGTACACACAGGCCAAAAGGTCTGTAAAAAGTTCCTGAGTGTCAGTTGCCtatcttcccccccccccccccccattgtggAGATGTTGAATCCATTAGGTTTCAAGTGGAGTCCAATTATTCTTTAGGGGAGGTCGTTTGTAGAATGCACAGTGGCTCAGGTTGTCCAATTAGAACCCTCAGAAAGGTCAGGTTTGGAacatgcattgctgcacccaccacacaacaaaacagtttgGGAACCCTGTTGGTAACcccaccaggcagacatgcagtgcAGTCCCACTCTTTGGAAATGGccaatctgccacagccaggtgttacatgggcatccccttggcctggtccaaccactcaggtcctcaaccaCAAGGATGCTGCAAGCCTGATCACACACAAGGAATCCTGTCACATGGCTGTGTTGATCTCACTCCCTTCTCACaacgcaggtaatgtgcctcattcaggtctCTGCGAGCAACTgcttattcaacacaaagtcaaaccagcagtagcCAAGGATCGTCCGAAGATGGGCTGTGCCAAAGGAGGccagttttcatctcaggtcactggatggcatcCATACGTCTTCAGGCTTATGCAAAAGTGACAGTTTATATATTAGAAGACACTCTATGCAGTGAACAACCACCTAAAGGACACCAAGGACTGAAATCAAAACTCTAGCTAAATAGTAGATCTGTTGTACACATTGGACATTGAGATACTGGGTACCCTTGAAATCCAAGGGGTTAGGAGTGTGAACAAGAATGAGCTTTTGGTCTACTGCACCCAATGCCAAGTATTCATGAAATTCCCTGAAAACCAGTTTGTGGTGTTGCCAGATTAGAAACCCTGGACACATACTATAagtttatacatgccccctacacccccccactattaaaaaaaaaaaaaaaaaaattgctctcCAGTTCTGTAACAGTGTCCTCAACCAACCACAGCAACTGAAGTTGCTAACAGGGAGCAAACTGTTAAattggttattttcatcaagaaaaTCTGAAGTATAATTACTTTCAACTGAAGTACCATAaggtaatattctgaaatttgaaaatatgGGACATTTGGTTGTCGCTGAAAAGGTCagtatgggacatgtcccatatatttTGGGGTGTCTTTTCACCCTGTCATGCAATGCATTTGAAAAAACATTCAAGAAATTGGGTCTTATTTTGGTTTTCCACCTAGTTTGACAAAGAGCAACTCACTGCACTGGTCTGTTCCCATTGTCAAGATTTGACTGCACAGCCTCAGCATTTGTTGCAGGGTAGAAGTTTTCTGGTCCCTGTATGCACAGATTTGGACATCACACCCTAACTGTAGGCAAATGCATCACTGGTGCTCTACAGCACTTGTGTTCTCTACAGCTGTTCCTACACCACAAGTGTGTTCCCTCCTTGGTCTAATGGAGGATAATTTGAAAGGTTGGAGGTTTCAACGAGCCTGCATTACTATTAAAAAGGTCGATTACCAATATGGTCCAAAAGGGTTCATGTCTGCCCACAAAAATATCAGAccagcgggggggggggggggggccggtCAAATCAAGTGCAGCCCCAGTTGAGCTGCCCACTCATCTGGCCTTCTGCCACCAGTTGCAAAGGGCAATTCAACAAATTTCAATTTGGTTGTGTCAGAGCAATGAGCCCTTTTGTGCTAAAAGCTAGCCTGTTATCTATACTGCAAGATGATACCTATGAACACTAGCACTGGTGTCTTTACTTAAGGCAACTACTCAAACACAGCAAGAGAGTTTGAAAGTCCAAGACTTAAAACCCCACACCTCAAAAATGAGGCAGTTTGCTCCTTAGAGTTGGATAGCACAAAAATCTGATAAATGAGTCATTGACCATGAaggggttagcaccctgcccgggattggttcctgccttgtgccctgtgttggctccagcagaccccccccccccccatgtttggattcagcaggttggaaaatggatgggttagCATTACAAATCATTCAGGATACAGTACAAGGGCGATTGTGACAAGATGACGTCTTGGCTCAAGGAGGAAAGCTAAGCCCGAGATACTTTGTGCTCATCTTCAGCAAAATCTAGCAGTTCAAGATTCTAAATGCCCTAAAGATAAAGTCCTACAAACACTTAAACTTCCAAGCCACTATTTGTAGTGTTCCAAACTTCAGCGGAGAAAACAGAGCCCCACAACATTCCTGGCCCAAAACCTCCCAGGAAATGCAAGTGGTTTTATTTTCAATCAAATTTAGCCCCAGGGTTTGCACccattaaaaatgacaattagAATCAAAGAAATTCAGTCAGTTTAATTAGAAATTTGAGGTTTCCGATACAAAAGGAACGGAAGAAAAGCAGAACATGCCAGAGCCAGTACAACCAGCACAGTGCCCAGGACGAGCACAGAGGCACCTGTGAAAAGAGGAAAAGTAGTAAGCAACAATGCAGCTGTAGTATTGGCACTctgaattgggggggggggggggagagccAGGAAAAGCAAACTGTTTGACAACCAAACTCAGTCTCCACACCCAAATAAAGCCAAAGCCAACAATGCCATTTAGTCCACTAAACTTTTCACAGATCCCATTCAGACCTCACCTGATGGCTTCACTTCTGTAGCAGTCAGATGTTCAGATACTGCAGGTTGAGGCTTCCCTTCAAAGAATAGGGGACCAACCACAAGAGTCTTCTCCCATTCAACTGGCATGCTTTGTGCTAGAGAGATTAAAGCAAACCTTTAGGCTTTCCCCCCTCTCATATACAAGGGCCCTCAGAGACTTGGACTAGGCACCTACCACTTCTCCTTGGTCTAGGTCTAGCCTTGTCTAATCTCCTTTTATGGAGGCCAGTAGCACAGTTGGTATCACAGCAGCTACATACTGGGTCACTGCCATCCACAGAGGTCCACCTTTAGGAAAGCAGGACTATTAGAATCTTTTGGGCTCATTCTCAGCTAGTCAACCCAGCATTAACTTACTGGCTCAGTCCAGTTATGTAGGTGCAGGCCTTGTTCAAGGAGTCAATGGCCTGGGAAGCCAAAGTCACTTTCAGACGACAGGTAATGAAGACCTGAAAGCATACAAGAAGCCAGCTTTGAGCTCTAGATAGTGGCACTCCTTTCAAACCAAGTGTGCCGTTACACTGAGCCATCTTACAGAGCTTGCAGCCACACCATAGAACCTGAAGGCATCAAGTTCAAACTGGAGGGTGGATGGAGTAGTTCTAGGAGTTATGAATTGGGAATTGGACCCAGTCACTTTGCTGTCAGTAAAACACctgggggaaagaaaaaaaaaaaagcatatgatCAAAAGGGACAAAAAAAGGAGCATCTACCTTGGCACAAGAGGCAGGTTTGAATTCCTCACCCACTGTTGCCAATAAAGGTGTATGTTGGGGCAGAACCATTTGAAGTGGATGAAGCCACACAGTTGTCCACAAAGATCCGCAGAGGCACATGGTTAGTGTTGTCAACAGATGCCTGTAGGTTGAGGAGGTCACCTAGGTAGAAGATGCTGGAGGAACTTGGTCCACTCCAGTCACCTGCAGACAGACCATATTGTCAAGGTCATCCTACAGACAGTGCAAGGATTCAAACCCAAAAGGGAAAATCCTAATGCAATATCAATGCCTTACTGTTCATTATAACCAGAGAGAATCCCAAAACATCCTGAGCAGATATGGTGGAGGTATATGGGACCCAAGTGGGATTCAGTGAATTACTGCTGACATTGTGGTTCCTACCAGGGGGAACAAGCCATTAGAATACAGCATCGCTTAAAACTAAATGGTCATAAACAGCCCAACATTTAATTGTTTGAAgtcttttttataaaaaaaaaaaaaagctgatccTTATGATTTGCAACAAAGTCTTACGAGGGTTTCCCCAATCCCCCCCTTGCAGTTGCCCAAAGGACCACTAACCACCAAGACTGATGGAATCAAACTAACCTGGGGTAATGACATTCAATCTGCACCACAGCTGGGTTGGTTCTCACAATGGGGAGACCAGGAATTGGAGAGGGATTATAGTCCAGAGTGAAGTAGTACACAATTTCATCTGCAACCATCTAGAAAAGCAATCAATATGTATGTCAAGTAGTGTAGCTTCTTATTGTGCCATATTCAGATGAACTGGTTAGGAAGAGCTTATACTAGTCTCTAGCAGGGcaggattaaggtgggtgctattgatgctgcagcattaggcccattcctgaaataggcctaGATGAAAACAGACTAGTATCAAATACACATGCACCAATGCcaagagaggggggggggggaaggaaaaaaaaaaaaaaaaaaaaaagcacagcctTTTgcactgcagcatcaggcccaatttcatcttaatccagccctggtcTCAAGGACTGCCTCAGAAGAAATGCTAGACATTGTGGCACCCCTACCTCCAACACTTCCCAGGCAATGAGTCATTAAATTCAGCAGACTCCAATTTTGTTAATTAAAGCAGAATTGCTGCTTTAAAAATGGTTAACTTTGCATTAAATTGCAGATATTGTAGGCACGTGTAACATCTAAACCACAGATTTATTTGTGGAGTTAGTCTAAAATCTTTTCATTCTAGCTGCACAGTCATTAATTCACAATCTCACCGTAACGTTGCTGCCACATCCCTGTAACGGAGCTTCTATCACGAAGGCAGTTGGTGTTTGGCTGGTCACTCCACATCCTCCTATTGTCAAATCGGACGCCTGGACAGGATGCTGAATGCCCAGCAAATCAGGGTTGATGGTCACGATAACGTTCCACTCCGTGCATTGGGCAGATACCGTTTCGGGCGACCCCGCTTTTTGCTGTTGCACGGTCTCACTCGGTGTAATTACTGCCTTGTACTCTTTTGAAGTCAAGCCGGGCCTCCTGTACCTAAGAGCAGCAGAAACTTCAATACAGTAAAAATTAAACAGTTCAAAGGCCAGCAGTAACTGGCAGAGCGAGTTACACCCCATGATGAGACAGTAGAAACCTAAAAGTGCTATGAAATAAACCGCTTACCACTGCCCTTTTATAGCGTCAAGTAACGAGCCGCGGCTGCGCGCCTCAAACGCACGTGCGCGCGCACCTGTCAGAGGTGAGAGCTGATGAGCGGGCGCTTTACGGGTGGTCTTCCAGATCGCAGGATGCTCTTTACTCCGCTCTACTGAACCAGTCTATGTTGAACGTCCTCGTTTCTTTATTTTGTGCAGGTACAAGTTCGTAGTTGCTAGCAAATGTACCTTTTATCTTGTTTTCCACAAATAGACATTATAGGTTGATGTAGATTTTctacatacatttttcattttatttctttcgcTGCTAGAGGGATCATTTATGTGCCTGATAGAGGTCTGGCGACATAGTATTAAATAGTTAATTCCAGAAATGACGAGCGTGTGAAGTATGTGCTGGGCAGCTCAGCCATGCCATGTATTATTATGCCTGGTGTATATgactactagctgtgctactcggCTTCTCCCGGGAAATTTCCAAAGACAGCGGGTCTGTTTCTGTATAcgatatttgtgtgtgtttgtgtgttttctttgtttttcctgcATTATATCAATTGCTGCTTTAACTAGTGACTTAGCTTTTGTTGATACTCATTGCAAAGTATAATTTTACGTGAAATTGCGTTGTTTTGAATTGAAACTTGTTGAAACagtatacattttgtttaaaaatatatctcCCTGTAGTAGATCCTGTGAAATCGATAGCTTGAATTAGATTTGAATGCGACGCTTTGTTCTGTAGTCTTGCACTGTTACAAACTTTTGGAAGGTTTTTATATCAAAAGCAATACACACGGAATCGTGGTTTACTGTAACTTCTTATACAGCATTGAGTTTTACGGTCTGAATAGTTACATGGCGCATGCGCTCAACTGAGTAGTTCCGTAGGGGTGTGAGGCGCAGTGCAGGATTTGGACCTCAGACCATGagggtgtgggttcaaatcccaacaCTGACGTTCACTGACTATCAtctaactggaaaaagaaaacaaatgtttccaattctatctcaaatgttgtatgtcgccttagattaaaataaatagaagcaATGTAAAAACTACTCTTTATTTTACCATGTAAAACTGTTCAATAGTGAACGTAAATGTAAAACGGAAAAGCACTGACATGAAACGACCAGaccaatataatattttttacattgttaacCCGTAAAATAATTGTTCTTtgtatgtgaaaaaaatgctaaccaCGGCACCAAAAAACGAGATAATGGCGTCAGAAATGAAAtcgtattacagtaatccctcctccatcgcgggggttgcgttccagagccacccgcgaaataggaaaatccgcgaagtagaaaccatatgtttatatggttatttttagaatgtcatgcttgggtcacagatttgcgcagaaacacaggaggttgtagagagacaggaacgttattcaaacactgcaaacaaacatttgtctctttttcaaaagtttaaactgtgctccatgacaagacagagatgacagttctgtctcacaattaaaagaatgcaaacatatcttccttttcaaaggagtgcaaagcaagcagtcaaaaaaaaaatcaatacggcttttaagtatgcgaagcaccgccggtacaaagctgttgaaggcggcagctcacaccccctctgtcaggagcaggaagagagagagagagagagagagagagagagatagcgagagacagataaaaaaaatcaatacgtgccctttgagcttttaagtatgcgaagctccgtgcagcctgtccttcaggaagcagctgcacacagcccccctgctcacacccccctacgtcagcgcaagagagagagagagagagagagacaaagtaagctggatagcttttcagccatctgccaatagcgtcccttgtatgaaatcaactgggcaaaccaactgaggaagcatgtaccagaaattaaaagacctattgtccgcagaaacccgcgaagcagcgaaaaatccgcgatatatatttaaatatgcttacatataaaatccgcgatggagtgaagccgcgaaaggcgaagcgcgatatagcgagggatcactgtatatacctTTCATTTTACTGCACCAAGTTTTTTAAGGAAAATTTTCTGTTTGTTGACCGTGTGTGGTTTGCTCTAATATCCTGTCGCATGATaccaagaatatactgtatattctgaaaCTTACATTAATGTAACTCCTAGTGTGTTTGCTAAATAGAGTAGGATGCAATTTTTCGGAacttaaaacattttctgttttttttttttttttttcttgtcaccaATTTCTAAATTTGCATATAGTtgcgatatttgcataaggaaacgccccctttaaaacatttaaagatatcttgaaaacatttttaaaagatatctctgaatgataatttggcttgccatacactgtttaatttctcttttttcaccCCCACACTGAGTTAGCAAACTTATTTTTCTACTGAGTGCTGGAGGTTTTTGAGGTtatagaaattgatttttttgtggGTTGTTGTTGATAAACTGGCACACATGTATGACACcgtacaccacaaaagcaaactttacttctccaaCAGACAACATACAATCCcttcattaaatatttaattattttcaatataTAACTTTAAATGGCATAACATGTTTGCTATTGACTGGGTTTTTTGATGGTTTAATGAATGccatatttattttacagtgcaTGCATTTCAGCTTATGGTAAACGTTCACTtctaatgtcttcttcttctttcagctgctcccattaggggttgccacagcggatcatcttcttcatatctttctgtcctctgcatcttgttctgtttcacccatcacctgcatgtcctctctcaccacatccataaaccttcgcttaggtcttcctcttttcctcttccttgtcagctctatccttggcatccttcttccaatatacccagcttctctcctctgcacatgtccaaaccaacgcagtctggcctctctgactttgtctcccaaccgtccaacttgagctgaccctctaatgtcctcatttctaatcctatccatcctcgtcacacccagtgcaaatcttagcatctttaactctgccacctccagctctgtctcctgctttctggtcagtgccaccgtctccaacccatataacgtagctggtctcactaccgtcctgtagaccttccctttcactcttgctgagacccgtctgtcacaaatcactcctgacactcttctccacccattccaccctacctgcactctctttttcacctctcttccacaatccccattactctgtactgttgatcccaagtatttaaactcatccaccttcgccaactctactcgcTGCATCCTCACCACCACTCTgagctccctctcatttacacacttgtattctgtcttgttcctgctgaccttcattcctctcctctctagagcatatctccatctctccagggtctcctcagtctgctccctactatcactacagatcacaatgtcatcagcaaacatcatagtccatggggactcctgtctaatctcgtctgtcaacctgtccatcaccattgcaaataagaaagagctcagagccaatccctgatgtaatcccacctccaccttgaatgcatctgtcactcctactgcagacctcaccacggtcacacttccctcgtacatatcctgtaaaactcttatgtacttctctgccacttccagatacaataccacagctcctctcgaggcaccctgtcatatgctttctccaggtccacaaagacgcaatgtaactccttctggccttctctaaacttctccatcaacatcctcagagcaaacatcatatctgtggtgctctttcctggcatgaaaccatactgctgctccctaatcatcacctcacttcttaaccgagcttccactactctttcccataacttcatgctgtggctcatcagttttattcccctgtagttactacagtcctgcacatcccccttattcttaaatatcaacaccagtacacttcttctccactccacaggcatcctctcactttccaagattccattaaacaatctggataaaaactccactgacatctctcctaaacacctccatgcttccacaggtatgtcatctggaccaacggcttttccattctccatcctcttcatagctgtccttactttctccttgctaatccattgcacttcctgatttgctgtttccacatcatccaacctcttctctctcttgttctcttcattcatcagcctctcaaagtactctttccatctgctcaacacactctcctcgcttgtgagtacatttccatctttatcctttatcaccctaacctgctgcacatctttcccagctcggtccttctGTCTAACTAATCATTACAGGTCCTTTTCGCCCTCCtttgtgtccaacctctcatacaactcaccatacaccttttctttagccttcgccacctctctcttcaccttgcgccttatttccttgtactcttgtctactttctgcagctctct
The sequence above is drawn from the Erpetoichthys calabaricus chromosome 3, fErpCal1.3, whole genome shotgun sequence genome and encodes:
- the LOC114647615 gene encoding zona pellucida sperm-binding protein 3-like: MGCNSLCQLLLAFELFNFYCIEVSAALRYRRPGLTSKEYKAVITPSETVQQQKAGSPETVSAQCTEWNVIVTINPDLLGIQHPVQASDLTIGGCGVTSQTPTAFVIEAPLQGCGSNVTMVADEIVYYFTLDYNPSPIPGLPIVRTNPAVVQIECHYPRNHNVSSNSLNPTWVPYTSTISAQDVLGFSLVIMNSDWSGPSSSSIFYLGDLLNLQASVDNTNHVPLRIFVDNCVASSTSNGSAPTYTFIGNSGCFTDSKVTGSNSQFITPRTTPSTLQFELDAFRFYGVAASSVFITCRLKVTLASQAIDSLNKACTYITGLSQWTSVDGSDPVCSCCDTNCATGLHKRRLDKARPRPRRSAQSMPVEWEKTLVVGPLFFEGKPQPAVSEHLTATEVKPSGASVLVLGTVLVVLALACSAFLPFLLYRKPQISN